The following proteins are encoded in a genomic region of Dokdonia donghaensis DSW-1:
- a CDS encoding aspartate-semialdehyde dehydrogenase, with protein MKVAVVGATGMVGQVMLKVLAERDFQITELIPVASERSVGKKVTYKDKEYTIHSMEDAIAAKPQIAIFSAGGNTSKEFAPQFAEVGTTVIDNSSAWRMDPTKKLVVPEINATSLTKEDKIIANPNCSTIQMVLAMSPLHREYGIKRLVISTYQSITGTGVKAVEQLENEYAGKKGEMAYPYPIHRNAIPACDVFEENGYTKEELKLVNETQKILDDRSIAVTATAVRIPVVGGHSESVNVELGKAYEEKDIRKLLNETSGVTVQDNPDTNTYPMPIYAEGKNDVFVGRIRRDYSQENTVNMWIVSDNLRKGAATNAVQIGEYLVANGLV; from the coding sequence ATGAAAGTAGCGGTAGTAGGAGCCACCGGGATGGTAGGCCAAGTGATGTTAAAAGTTCTTGCAGAACGTGATTTCCAAATTACAGAGTTGATACCTGTAGCCTCAGAGCGCTCTGTAGGTAAAAAGGTTACTTATAAAGACAAGGAGTACACGATTCACTCTATGGAAGATGCCATTGCAGCAAAGCCGCAAATAGCGATCTTCTCTGCTGGAGGAAACACTTCTAAGGAGTTTGCACCTCAGTTTGCAGAGGTAGGTACAACAGTAATAGATAACAGCTCTGCCTGGAGAATGGACCCTACAAAGAAACTTGTAGTACCAGAAATAAACGCAACCTCACTAACTAAGGAAGATAAGATTATTGCAAACCCTAATTGCTCTACCATACAGATGGTGCTAGCAATGTCTCCTTTGCATAGAGAGTACGGTATTAAGAGATTAGTCATATCTACTTATCAATCTATTACGGGTACGGGAGTAAAAGCAGTAGAGCAACTAGAAAACGAATATGCGGGTAAAAAAGGTGAGATGGCATACCCATATCCTATACACCGCAACGCCATACCAGCTTGTGATGTTTTTGAAGAAAATGGATACACAAAGGAAGAACTTAAACTCGTAAACGAAACTCAAAAAATACTAGATGATCGCTCTATAGCTGTTACAGCTACAGCAGTACGTATACCTGTTGTAGGTGGGCATAGTGAGTCTGTAAATGTAGAGTTAGGTAAAGCCTATGAAGAAAAAGATATACGCAAACTCCTTAATGAGACTTCTGGAGTAACTGTACAAGACAACCCAGATACAAATACGTACCCTATGCCTATTTATGCAGAGGGTAAAAATGATGTTTTTGTAGGTCGCATACGTCGTGATTACTCACAAGAGAATACGGTAAATATGTGGATTGTGTCTGACAACCTTCGTAAGGGAGCAGCAACTAATGCAGTGCAAATAGGTGAGTACCTAGTAGCAAACGGACTAGTGTAA
- the mscL gene encoding large conductance mechanosensitive channel protein MscL: MLKEFKNFIMTGNVVEFAVAVILAGAIALVINGFVGDIMMPIIGHFAGGIDFADMKVVLDAAVVAADGTVTSPENAIMYGKWINAIINLIIVGFVLFMMVKAYNKSKKPVVEEAPADPGPSEIDLLKEIRDALKK; this comes from the coding sequence ATGTTAAAAGAATTTAAGAATTTTATAATGACGGGTAACGTTGTTGAATTTGCTGTCGCAGTTATCTTAGCAGGAGCTATAGCGCTTGTGATTAACGGATTTGTAGGAGATATTATGATGCCTATTATTGGTCACTTTGCAGGTGGTATTGACTTTGCAGATATGAAAGTGGTACTTGATGCGGCAGTTGTAGCAGCAGATGGAACGGTAACTTCACCAGAAAATGCAATTATGTATGGTAAGTGGATCAACGCAATCATAAACTTAATCATTGTAGGATTTGTATTATTTATGATGGTTAAAGCTTACAACAAAAGTAAGAAACCAGTTGTAGAAGAAGCTCCAGCAGATCCAGGACCATCTGAGATTGATTTATTAAAAGAGATCAGAGACGCTCTTAAGAAGTAA
- a CDS encoding CatA-like O-acetyltransferase produces the protein MKKIDITTWKRKKHFEFFSQFEEPYFGITWQVDMTLAKQRAKEQGISLFVYYLHKSLEAAMAIENFRYRIRPNGDVVLLDTISASATLMRDNETFGFSYIPYDTDITVFTKSVEREVERVKESDELFPPINTDDVMHCSAIPWMDFTAITHSRLFKAKDSVPKISYGQITQKEPGVYTMPVALYVHHGLIDGLHLSRYKIKFQELLDGKE, from the coding sequence TTGAAAAAAATAGATATCACCACCTGGAAACGTAAGAAGCATTTTGAGTTTTTCTCACAATTTGAAGAGCCTTACTTCGGGATCACTTGGCAAGTAGATATGACACTTGCAAAGCAACGAGCAAAAGAGCAGGGTATCTCACTTTTTGTGTACTACCTGCATAAATCTCTTGAGGCAGCTATGGCTATAGAAAACTTTAGATACCGCATTAGGCCTAATGGAGATGTGGTCTTGCTAGATACTATAAGCGCTAGCGCTACGCTTATGAGAGACAATGAGACCTTTGGGTTTAGCTACATTCCGTACGATACAGATATCACGGTTTTTACAAAATCTGTGGAGCGTGAGGTCGAGCGTGTGAAGGAGTCAGATGAGCTTTTTCCGCCTATTAATACAGATGATGTGATGCATTGCTCTGCCATACCTTGGATGGATTTTACAGCAATCACACATTCAAGACTCTTTAAAGCAAAAGACAGTGTTCCGAAAATTTCTTACGGCCAGATTACTCAAAAAGAACCAGGAGTTTATACAATGCCTGTTGCCTTGTACGTACATCACGGTCTTATAGATGGTTTGCATCTCTCTAGGTATAAGATCAAATTTCAAGAGTTACTTGACGGTAAAGAGTAG
- a CDS encoding DoxX family membrane protein has protein sequence MKLAHTIIRIGLGLMLLAFGLNKFFWFMPDFEFGDNAGAANLFQAFTDSGYMWPLVGGLEAIIGVLFITKKAFPAALLALIPISVNIVLFHAVLDPPNIVPALLVAILNGYFIYRNWSYYKDLV, from the coding sequence ATGAAATTAGCACACACAATTATAAGAATAGGCCTAGGACTTATGTTACTTGCCTTTGGTCTGAACAAATTTTTCTGGTTTATGCCAGATTTTGAATTTGGTGATAACGCAGGCGCAGCAAATCTTTTTCAGGCATTTACAGATAGTGGTTATATGTGGCCACTTGTGGGAGGGCTTGAAGCGATTATCGGAGTACTATTTATTACTAAAAAAGCATTTCCTGCGGCATTACTAGCGCTCATACCTATTTCGGTAAATATTGTGCTCTTTCACGCAGTGCTTGATCCGCCTAATATTGTGCCAGCATTACTAGTTGCAATCCTCAATGGTTACTTCATTTATCGCAACTGGTCTTATTACAAAGATTTAGTGTAG
- a CDS encoding prolyl oligopeptidase family serine peptidase → MKKLVLFALATTAIISCNQDAEKQSTSMAVTYTETKKVDTVDTYFGTEVQDPYRWLEDDRSEETMDWVKRENNTTQDYLKNIPFRAELKDRLATLWNYEKVGSPFKEGDYTYFYKNDGLQNQYVIYRYKTGEDPSTATVFLDPNTFAEDGTISLGGASFSEDGSILAYAISEGGSDWRKILVMDTEKKEIVEDTLVDVKFSGMSWYKNEGFYYSSYDKPKGSELSAKTDQHKLYYHKLGTAQSTDKLIFGGTAAEKHRYVGGNVTKDNRYLLVSARSSTSGGKLFIKDLTKPDSDFVTILGHEDSDSYVLENVGSKLFIATNLDAPNMRVVTVDASNPTPENWVDFIPETENVLSPSTGGESFFARYMVDAVSKVKQYDYNGKLVRDVELPGVGSVGGFGAEKDEKELYYSFSNYKTPGSIYKYDIASGTSELFIKPAIDFDPEAYESKQVFYNSKDGTTVPMIITYKKGTELNGKNPTILYAYGGFNVSLTPSFSIANAVWMEQGGVYAVPNLRGGGEYGKKWHDAGTKMQKQNVFDDFIAAAEYLIDNKYTSKKYLAIRGGSNGGLLVGATMTQRPDLMQVALPAVGVMDMLRYHTFTAGAGWAYDYGTAEDSKEMFEYLKGYSPVHNVKAGTSYPATMVTTGDHDDRVVPAHSFKFAAELQEKQAGDAPVLIRIETDAGHGAGTPVAKTIEQYADIFGFTLYNMGYEVLPEKVGNVMKK, encoded by the coding sequence ATGAAAAAACTAGTTCTATTTGCACTGGCTACAACCGCAATAATAAGCTGTAATCAAGACGCCGAAAAACAATCAACATCGATGGCTGTAACTTATACTGAAACAAAAAAAGTAGATACGGTAGATACCTATTTTGGTACAGAAGTGCAAGATCCTTATCGCTGGCTAGAAGACGATCGCAGTGAGGAAACAATGGACTGGGTAAAGCGTGAAAACAACACTACGCAAGACTACCTCAAGAATATTCCTTTTAGAGCAGAGCTTAAAGATAGACTCGCTACTTTATGGAACTATGAGAAAGTAGGTTCGCCATTTAAAGAAGGCGATTATACGTACTTCTATAAAAACGACGGGCTCCAAAATCAATACGTTATTTACCGCTACAAAACAGGTGAAGACCCGAGTACAGCTACGGTATTTTTAGATCCAAACACTTTTGCAGAAGATGGTACTATCTCCTTAGGAGGAGCAAGCTTCTCTGAGGATGGATCTATACTTGCTTATGCTATTTCTGAGGGAGGAAGTGACTGGCGCAAGATTCTGGTAATGGATACAGAGAAAAAAGAAATTGTAGAAGATACCCTAGTAGATGTAAAATTCTCAGGAATGTCTTGGTACAAAAATGAAGGTTTTTATTACTCTAGTTACGATAAGCCTAAGGGCAGCGAACTATCGGCAAAGACAGATCAGCATAAATTATACTATCATAAATTGGGTACAGCACAGTCTACAGATAAGCTCATTTTTGGAGGAACAGCGGCAGAGAAGCATCGTTATGTAGGAGGTAATGTTACAAAAGATAACCGTTACCTGCTTGTGAGCGCTCGTAGCTCTACTTCTGGAGGAAAGTTATTTATAAAAGACCTTACCAAGCCAGATAGTGACTTTGTAACCATACTTGGTCACGAAGATTCTGATAGCTACGTGCTGGAAAACGTAGGGAGCAAGCTTTTTATAGCAACTAATCTTGATGCGCCTAATATGCGTGTTGTAACGGTAGATGCGTCTAATCCTACACCAGAAAACTGGGTAGATTTTATACCAGAAACAGAAAATGTGTTGAGCCCAAGTACTGGAGGAGAATCATTTTTTGCACGTTATATGGTAGATGCAGTTTCAAAGGTGAAACAGTATGACTACAACGGCAAGCTAGTGAGAGACGTAGAGTTACCAGGCGTAGGAAGCGTAGGAGGTTTTGGTGCTGAGAAGGATGAAAAAGAACTGTACTACAGTTTTTCAAACTATAAAACGCCAGGGAGCATTTATAAATACGACATTGCCTCTGGTACCTCAGAATTATTTATCAAGCCAGCTATAGATTTTGATCCAGAGGCTTACGAGAGCAAGCAGGTGTTTTATAATTCAAAAGATGGTACGACGGTGCCTATGATTATCACATATAAAAAGGGAACTGAGCTCAATGGCAAGAACCCTACTATTTTATATGCTTACGGAGGTTTTAATGTAAGTCTTACACCTAGCTTTAGCATTGCAAATGCTGTGTGGATGGAGCAAGGTGGTGTGTATGCAGTGCCTAACTTAAGAGGTGGTGGTGAGTATGGTAAAAAATGGCACGATGCAGGAACTAAGATGCAAAAGCAAAATGTTTTTGATGATTTTATTGCAGCCGCAGAGTATCTTATTGATAATAAATACACCTCAAAAAAGTACTTAGCAATACGCGGTGGTTCTAACGGAGGTTTACTTGTAGGAGCAACAATGACACAACGTCCAGATCTTATGCAAGTAGCATTACCAGCAGTAGGTGTAATGGATATGTTACGTTACCACACCTTTACAGCAGGTGCAGGATGGGCATATGATTATGGTACAGCAGAGGATAGTAAAGAAATGTTTGAATACCTTAAAGGGTATTCTCCAGTACATAATGTAAAAGCGGGAACGTCATACCCAGCAACAATGGTTACTACGGGAGATCACGATGATCGTGTAGTACCTGCTCACTCATTTAAGTTTGCTGCAGAGCTTCAAGAAAAGCAAGCAGGAGATGCCCCAGTACTTATACGTATTGAGACAGACGCTGGTCACGGGGCTGGTACCCCAGTAGCAAAAACTATTGAGCAGTATGCAGATATCTTTGGGTTCACATTATATAATATGGGCTATGAGGTACTACCAGAAAAGGTAGGCAACGTGATGAAAAAGTAA